The Mycoplasmopsis arginini genome contains the following window.
TGCATAATCCATTGCTTCTTTTTGGGTTTTAAAAACTCTTAAAGCACGTTGTCCCTTTGGGTTTTTTACTGCTCAACCATCAGGATGATTCACCACTAATCTAACAGCCATTTTGCCTCCAATTAATATTTATTTTTCGTTTTGAATATTTTTATATATATTATAAAGTTATTAGCGTTTTTTTATTTAAAAAATAGTTATTTTTTT
Protein-coding sequences here:
- a CDS encoding DUF2188 domain-containing protein, yielding MAVRLVVNHPDGWAVKNPKGQRALRVFKTQKEAMDYARSLKDTTSINVQSKTGAFRKV